The DNA region TGTATCCCTCAGCGCTTCCGGGGTGAGGCTATGGCGATCCTCGGAAGTCATCCGATCGCGCTGCTGGCTTTCCAGGTTTCGGAGTTGGGCGGTGATCTGCTGGTAATCCTGATAAAGCTTAGGATGGGTTTGTTGCAGTTGGGTGAGGTCAGATCGATCGCGATCGAGACTCTCGCTGAGCCCACGGGCACGGCCCTGCTCCAGGGTTTCGACGGCTTTTTGTAGGTCGCCCGTCCGCGCCAGAGCATAGGCCGCCCGCCGAGGGAGATCAGCGGTTTCAGCCAGTTCAGCGGATTTGCTATCTAGTAAATTGGCACTCTGGTAAAGGATTTCAGCCGCTTGTAGCGCCGTTTGATAAATAGAAACAGCCTCCTGCCAGCGTCTTCCTCTAAAGTAGATATCTCCCAGACGATTGGCTGATTTTCGGCAATCATGAGGATGCAGCCCTGGAGCAAAGACTGTCAGGCTATCCTGATAGCCATTTATTGCTTGCTGAAAATTCTCAGCAGGATCACCCTTGATACGATCAGAGTAAGCCATCGCCATATTCATTCTAGTTTGAGCCCACTCAACAGGTGTTGTTATTTTTGTCCTGACCGTTAGAACTTGTTCATGAGCATCAATAGCATCCTCAA from Candidatus Obscuribacterales bacterium includes:
- a CDS encoding tetratricopeptide repeat protein: CQNIEKAIDIYKQSLEIRTREVAPVDWAQTMNNLAVAYCFYSTCVDFLQNIEKAIDAYKQSLEVRTYESMPFEWATSKSNLAVAYYLHSQGNHAQDIEDAIDAHEQVLTVRTKITTPVEWAQTRMNMAMAYSDRIKGDPAENFQQAINGYQDSLTVFAPGLHPHDCRKSANRLGDIYFRGRRWQEAVSIYQTALQAAEILYQSANLLDSKSAELAETADLPRRAAYALARTGDLQKAVETLEQGRARGLSESLDRDRSDLTQLQQTHPKLYQDYQQITAQLRNLESQQRDRMTSEDRHSLTPEALRDTATSLRQQLTDVLQDIRKVLGYEDFLGLPTFADVQAAVQVYRPLV